In Bacillus thuringiensis, the DNA window TATTTCGTTATTGAAAATGAGGACAAACTACAATGCATCCTCGCTTGTGGAAAAACAGTGACACTTGATATGAACACACTTTTAAAAGATGCTCTTCCTGCAATTGAAGGAAAAGGTGGCGGAAATAAAAAGAGTGCCCGCGGCGGCGGAAAAGCGATTATGAGCGGAGATGAGTTTTTAAATCAACTTGTTTCTTCTTTACAGTCAGCAGTGTAAAACATTTTAAGGAGATGGCGTCTAGTCAAATTTCAAACTAGAGACATCTCCTTACTTCTTTACTTCGTACATAGCAATACGGTAAATGAAATTACAGGAATGATATTTTTAGTAGTTTGTATTTACAAACCAATATTTTGTTTTAAACCTTGGTAACTTCCTGCATTCAAGAAATCTTCAGATGCAAGTTTTGTGAATTTATCAGAAAAATCATAACTACTTAACTCTTCTATCGCCACCATTTGCACATCATGAATCGGGTTATGATCAAACTCATTAGACGGTAGCGTAATTTCACCTTCAATCCTTTCAAGCAAAAACGTAATATGCAATAAAGACGGGAGAGCATCAGGTTTATCGCAAACATAGAGTAGCTTCTTAATTTTAACTTTTAACCCTGTTTCTTCTTTCATTTCTCGAATCATTGCTTCCTCTAACGTCTCACCATTCTCTACCCTTCCTCCAGGTAAAGACCAATTGCGATTAGCAACTTTTTGCTTTACTAGTAACACCTTTTCATCTTCAGTTAAAATTCCGGTAACACGAACTTGCATTACATTTTCCATATGTAATCTCCTCTTCCCATTATATTTACAAATTAATCCTTCCACAAAAAGAACGTATGTTTTATAATTAAAGAAAATTATGGAAGAAAGAAGTTGTTACATTCTTGCGCCCACCTTTAACAAAGTCTATATCACTTGAAGATTTCCAAAACTATTATTGGTTAAAAGCAGAACTTCAAACATTTTGTCGTGAGCATGGTTTGCTAGCTAGTGGCTCTAAGATCGAAATAACCGAGCGTATCTCATATTATTTAACTACTGGTAAAATATTAAAAAACAGCTCTGGTCAAAAGGTGAGTAAAGCTTCCCTCTCTTATAATGACCTTTCTCTTCAAACGATTATTACTAACAATCACCGCTGTAGCGAAGGTGTTCGTGCTTTTTTCAAAGAAAAAATCGGAGCAAACTTCCGCTTTACAGTAGCTCTTCAAAAATTTTTTAAAGAGAATGTCGGAAAAACATATGAAGACGCGATAACGTTTTGGTATGAAGAAAACGAACGAAAAAAAGATTCTACTTATAAAACAACTATCAGCGCGCAGTTTGAATACAATCGCTTTACTCGCGACTTTTTCGAAGATCCAAATAACAAAGGAAAATCAAAAGCTGATGCTATCGCTGCTTGGAATGAAATAAAAGCAAAGCCTGGTAGCAACGCTTATATTCCTCAAAGAGTAGAAAACTAGTCCCTTTCTAGTCTTCTACTTTCTCAAATAATAGCGCAAGCCCTATTCCACCACCAATTCCTAACGTCGCAACTCCATATTTCATATGCTCTCTTTGTGCTTGATAAAACAAACGTGTCACAAGCATAGCTCCAGATGCACCGTACGGATGACCGAGCGCAATTGCCCCACCATTTACATTTAATTTTTCATACGGAATTTGTAACTCCTTTGCACAAGCAACAACCTTTGAAGCAAATGCTTCATTGATTTCAAAATATTCGATGTCCTCTACTTTCATATTCATTTCGTTTAATAATTTGTTCACCGCAAATATCGGACCAGTCCCCGGAAGATTTGGATTTACTCCCACTACAGCACTATGAACGAAACGAAGAACAGGCTTGTATCCTAAATTTCGTGCTTGCCCCTCTTCCATTACAAGAACGGCACATGCTCCATCATTTACACCGCACGAATTACCTGCCGTTACTGTACCATTTTGTAAAAATGCGGGCTTTGTTCTTTTAATCATTCTTTCATAATTCATTTCTCGTTTGATAGCTTCGTCAAAAGATCCATTAAACGCAAGTATCTCATCTTGTAAATATCCATCTTCTAATGCTTGCAGTGTCCTTTTATAACTAAGACAAGCGTATTCGTCTTGCATTTCTCGCGTTATGTTATAACGCTCTGCAACATATTCAGCCGCCACTCCCATATCAGGATCACCAATTGTTTCTGGTGAAAATCGCGCTCTATTTTGAAAAGGTGATGTACTTGTACTCTCTACTCCTCCTGCAATATAACAATTACCTGCGCCGCCTTGAATGAAATGACATGCAGTACGAATCGCTTCCAATCCGGCACCACATTGCCGATCAATCGTTACACCAGGAATATGATAGCCAAGTCCTGCTTCTAAAGCAGATAATCTTGCAACATTCCCTCCCGGTCCAACAACATTTCCTAATATAACATCGTCTATTTCTCTCTCAATTCCTTTACTTAAAAACGTAAGAAGCGGCGTTACTAATTGCTGAACTTCATAATCTTTCAACATCCCATTCTTTTTACCAATAGGTGTCCTTTTCGCTTCTACAATAACCGCTCTCTTCATATATCTTCTCCTGGCTTTCAATCATATTTTTTGCTGCAATACGAGCGATTTTCCCGCTATTTGTATACGGTATTTCATCTACAAAATGCCATTCTTTCGGTATTTTAAACGAGGATAATCGTTGTATGCAAAAACTTTTTAATTGTTGCCTCGTAGCACTTCCTTTTACGATGGCGACAGGTTTTTCACCCCAGTAACTATCTTTCACACCAATTACAACTATTTCATCAACAGCTGGATGTTCATGTAATACACTTTCTATTTCTTCTGGGAAAATATTAATTCCTCCAAATAAAATCATATTCTTCTCTCTACCCACTATATATATAAAGCCTTCTTCATCTTCATAGCCTACATCTCGCACTGTCATCCAGCCATCCGCAGTCAACTCTGGAACTAAAACCTTATCCAATATGTAGCCCATAAAAAACTGATTACTTTTCACATAAACAGTTCCTATCTCGCCTTTCTGTACTTCTTCTCCTACTTCGTTACATATTCGAACTTGAACATTGTGACAAGGTTTTCCTACTGAATTTGGCCTTTTATCGCTCTCTTCATCAACAAGCGCTGTTACAAA includes these proteins:
- a CDS encoding DUF6434 domain-containing protein; translation: MRPPLTKSISLEDFQNYYWLKAELQTFCREHGLLASGSKIEITERISYYLTTGKILKNSSGQKVSKASLSYNDLSLQTIITNNHRCSEGVRAFFKEKIGANFRFTVALQKFFKENVGKTYEDAITFWYEENERKKDSTYKTTISAQFEYNRFTRDFFEDPNNKGKSKADAIAAWNEIKAKPGSNAYIPQRVEN
- a CDS encoding NUDIX hydrolase gives rise to the protein MENVMQVRVTGILTEDEKVLLVKQKVANRNWSLPGGRVENGETLEEAMIREMKEETGLKVKIKKLLYVCDKPDALPSLLHITFLLERIEGEITLPSNEFDHNPIHDVQMVAIEELSSYDFSDKFTKLASEDFLNAGSYQGLKQNIGL
- a CDS encoding acetyl-CoA C-acyltransferase; amino-acid sequence: MKRAVIVEAKRTPIGKKNGMLKDYEVQQLVTPLLTFLSKGIEREIDDVILGNVVGPGGNVARLSALEAGLGYHIPGVTIDRQCGAGLEAIRTACHFIQGGAGNCYIAGGVESTSTSPFQNRARFSPETIGDPDMGVAAEYVAERYNITREMQDEYACLSYKRTLQALEDGYLQDEILAFNGSFDEAIKREMNYERMIKRTKPAFLQNGTVTAGNSCGVNDGACAVLVMEEGQARNLGYKPVLRFVHSAVVGVNPNLPGTGPIFAVNKLLNEMNMKVEDIEYFEINEAFASKVVACAKELQIPYEKLNVNGGAIALGHPYGASGAMLVTRLFYQAQREHMKYGVATLGIGGGIGLALLFEKVED